One segment of Niveibacterium microcysteis DNA contains the following:
- a CDS encoding LysR family transcriptional regulator → MIRTLLHHLPGFAAVARHASFSKAAEELALTQAGVSYQIRQLEERLGFPLFIRGHGQPLKLTERGALLLEEYRLAEKSIERTLDMIRVGSERQRIRVTAPVDLGSCYITPRLPQIEARGLIVDLHLSDQPVALVDSRFDLAVRNEPNEERLVHEPLLTSANVLVCSRAYADAHGIPDTVSTLARHRLLLRNAERSHSWGDLLAVAGLELASLADTRVLGNSFALLEGVRAGLGITLLPRYLVAEQINLGRLLEIPLADAKPAATGFYLSYYPSVTARLWAAVLLDCLASADAV, encoded by the coding sequence GTGATCAGAACCCTGCTGCATCATCTGCCGGGCTTTGCTGCGGTGGCGCGCCATGCGAGCTTTTCCAAGGCCGCGGAGGAACTGGCGCTGACGCAGGCCGGCGTGAGTTACCAGATCCGCCAGCTCGAAGAACGGCTGGGCTTTCCGCTCTTCATCCGCGGCCATGGCCAGCCGCTCAAGCTCACTGAACGCGGTGCGCTGTTGCTGGAGGAATACCGACTCGCCGAGAAGTCGATCGAGCGCACGCTGGACATGATCCGCGTCGGCAGCGAACGCCAGCGCATCCGCGTCACGGCGCCGGTGGACCTCGGCAGCTGCTACATCACGCCGCGCCTGCCGCAAATCGAGGCACGCGGCCTGATCGTCGACCTGCATCTGTCCGACCAGCCGGTTGCGCTGGTCGATAGCCGCTTCGACCTCGCCGTGCGCAACGAGCCGAACGAGGAGAGGCTGGTGCACGAACCGCTGCTGACCAGCGCGAACGTGCTGGTGTGCAGCCGCGCTTACGCCGACGCACACGGCATTCCGGACACGGTGAGCACGCTGGCCCGCCACCGCCTGCTGCTGCGCAATGCCGAGCGCAGCCACAGCTGGGGTGATCTGCTTGCAGTAGCGGGGCTGGAACTGGCATCGCTGGCCGATACGCGGGTGCTCGGCAACAGCTTCGCGCTGCTCGAAGGCGTGCGCGCCGGGCTGGGCATCACGCTGCTGCCGCGCTATCTGGTGGCTGAGCAGATCAACCTCGGGCGCCTGCTTGAGATTCCGCTGGCCGACGCCAAGCCCGCCGCAACCGGCTTTTACCTGAGCTACTACCCGTCGGTCACTGCGCGGCTGTGGGCCGCCGTGCTGCTCGACTGCCTTGCCAGTGCCGACGCCGTCTAG
- a CDS encoding PLP-dependent aminotransferase family protein codes for MLSLTLDTSTSLPLVEQIVRGVREQIDDRLLRGGSRLPPIRQFATHYGVSRFTVVEAYERLVALGYLQSRRGSGFYVQSRDDSGPVRAAEPVPDRALDVAWVVRSGLDAPDEQLRASAGWLPPSWLPEDEIRRQLRAIAREENPRLTRYGNSMGYLPLREQICVRLAARGVAAQPEQVLLTQGASQALDLVARHLVRPGDAVLVDDPGYHAFFGNLRLQGARLIGVPRTAQGPDPEALERLAAEHKPRFFYTQSALHNPTGTDLSPAVAHRVLRCAEQHDFAILEDDVFGGFQPTPTVRLATLDQLARVIYVNSFSKTISADLRVGYVAANPALIAALRDLKLLTNNTSPEMNESVVHGMLIGGQYRRHCERLRERLDAARASTLRMLERTGCEVPYVPSAGVFLWVRKTGVEDAAPLVDAAAQAGILLAPGQTFRPQMQASPYFRINIAYGGDRRLERFLSQYAQG; via the coding sequence ATGCTGAGCCTTACTCTCGACACATCGACCAGCCTGCCGCTGGTGGAGCAGATCGTGCGCGGCGTGCGCGAGCAGATCGACGACCGCTTGCTGCGCGGCGGCAGCCGGCTGCCACCGATCCGCCAGTTCGCCACGCACTACGGCGTGAGCCGCTTCACCGTGGTCGAGGCCTACGAACGCCTGGTCGCACTTGGCTACCTGCAGTCGCGCCGTGGCTCCGGCTTCTATGTGCAGTCACGCGACGACAGCGGGCCAGTGCGCGCCGCGGAGCCGGTGCCGGATCGCGCGCTCGATGTGGCCTGGGTGGTGCGCAGCGGGCTTGATGCGCCGGATGAACAGCTACGCGCGAGCGCCGGTTGGCTGCCGCCTTCGTGGTTGCCTGAGGACGAGATCCGCCGCCAGTTGCGGGCGATTGCGCGCGAAGAGAATCCGCGGCTCACCCGCTATGGCAACTCCATGGGTTACCTGCCGCTGCGCGAACAGATCTGCGTGCGGCTGGCGGCACGCGGCGTCGCGGCCCAGCCCGAACAGGTGCTGCTGACGCAGGGTGCGTCACAGGCGCTGGATCTGGTGGCGCGGCATCTGGTGCGCCCGGGCGATGCGGTGCTGGTGGATGACCCCGGCTACCACGCCTTCTTTGGCAACCTGCGGCTGCAAGGCGCCCGCCTGATCGGCGTGCCGCGCACCGCGCAGGGGCCGGACCCGGAGGCGCTGGAACGGCTCGCGGCCGAGCACAAGCCGCGCTTCTTCTACACCCAGTCGGCGCTGCACAACCCGACCGGCACCGATCTCTCGCCGGCCGTTGCGCACCGCGTGCTGCGCTGTGCCGAGCAGCATGACTTCGCGATCCTGGAGGACGACGTGTTCGGCGGCTTCCAGCCCACGCCGACGGTGCGGCTCGCAACGCTCGACCAGCTTGCGCGGGTGATCTACGTGAACAGCTTCTCGAAAACCATTTCGGCGGATCTGCGCGTCGGCTATGTGGCCGCGAATCCGGCGCTGATCGCGGCCTTGCGTGATCTGAAACTGCTCACGAACAACACCTCGCCGGAGATGAACGAATCGGTGGTGCACGGCATGCTGATCGGCGGGCAGTATCGCCGCCACTGCGAACGCTTGCGCGAACGGCTCGACGCCGCGCGCGCCAGCACGCTGCGGATGCTGGAGCGCACCGGCTGCGAAGTGCCCTACGTGCCGTCGGCAGGCGTCTTCCTGTGGGTACGCAAGACCGGCGTGGAGGACGCCGCGCCGCTGGTGGACGCAGCGGCACAGGCCGGCATCCTGCTCGCGCCGGGGCAAACGTTCAGGCCGCAGATGCAGGCCTCGCCGTACTTCCGCATCAACATCGCCTACGGCGGCGATCGTCGGCTGGAGCGCTTCCTGTCGCAGTACGCGCAGGGCTGA
- a CDS encoding DMT family transporter, whose translation MRTAAPATGAYLLGFLGVASFSLTFPMTRVAVAELDPVFVGLGRAIVAALLALLVLQWQRAPWPTRHQVRRLVVVALGVVVGFPLLSAWAMRSVDSSHGAIIAGLLPLATAAGGAWRAKERPTLQWWLCAALGSALVLAHAFRVGDGQLGAADLALTGAVLAAAVGYTEGAMLAREMPAERVICWALIIAAPLILVVLLVYPLHWQPASLAAWGAFGYVSAFSMFLGFFAWYRGLAKGGIARISQIQLLQPFLTLLAAAFLFGELVEPGMWLFAAGVMTCVAIGRRMPAVPVNQGNTNSR comes from the coding sequence ATGCGCACTGCAGCGCCAGCAACCGGCGCCTACCTGCTGGGCTTTCTCGGCGTGGCCAGCTTCAGCCTGACCTTCCCGATGACGCGTGTGGCGGTCGCTGAACTGGACCCGGTATTCGTCGGCCTCGGCCGCGCCATCGTTGCGGCGCTGCTCGCCTTGCTGGTGCTGCAATGGCAGCGGGCACCCTGGCCTACGCGGCATCAGGTGCGGCGGCTCGTCGTCGTTGCGCTGGGCGTTGTCGTGGGGTTTCCGCTGCTCAGTGCGTGGGCAATGCGTTCGGTGGATTCAAGCCACGGCGCGATCATCGCGGGCCTCTTGCCACTCGCCACCGCCGCAGGCGGTGCCTGGCGCGCCAAGGAGCGGCCAACGCTGCAGTGGTGGCTGTGCGCAGCACTCGGTAGTGCGCTGGTGCTGGCCCATGCCTTCCGCGTTGGCGATGGCCAACTGGGCGCTGCCGACCTCGCGCTGACGGGCGCCGTGTTGGCCGCAGCGGTCGGCTATACCGAAGGGGCGATGCTCGCCCGCGAGATGCCGGCGGAAAGGGTGATCTGCTGGGCGCTGATCATCGCCGCGCCCCTGATCCTGGTGGTGCTGCTGGTCTATCCGTTGCACTGGCAGCCGGCCTCGCTCGCTGCCTGGGGGGCTTTCGGCTACGTCAGTGCCTTCAGCATGTTTCTCGGCTTCTTCGCTTGGTATCGCGGCCTTGCGAAGGGCGGCATCGCGCGCATCAGCCAGATTCAGCTGCTGCAGCCCTTCCTGACCCTGTTGGCAGCCGCCTTCCTGTTCGGCGAGCTCGTCGAACCCGGCATGTGGCTATTCGCCGCCGGGGTCATGACCTGCGTGGCCATCGGGCGCCGCATGCCTGCGGTGCCGGTGAATCAGGGGAACACGAACAGCCGGTAG